Proteins encoded in a region of the bacterium genome:
- a CDS encoding glycosyltransferase family 2 protein, giving the protein MGKLLLYGMHFIVIAFILRIVDFVFTLKIINICSIIFYMGVGLVLLNFIFSLIFRYKRTIMVKPLKDEKICVALTAYNDELSIGEAVKDFRKIPFVNEVLVVDNNCKDRTVEFAQKAGATIVVEEVQGYGAACMRGLREASKRGDIIVLTEGDGTFSARDLNKFISYLENADMVVGTRTTRELSSADCQMSWFIQYGNLFMAKLIQLVYFDTRLTDIGCTYRIIRKEALDKIIGQLKVTSNHFSCEMILMALKNKLKVIEIPITFKKRVGESKGVGGNMWRGLKTGLRMWWLVLRI; this is encoded by the coding sequence ATGGGGAAACTTTTATTATACGGGATGCATTTTATAGTCATTGCATTTATATTAAGAATAGTTGACTTCGTTTTTACGCTTAAGATTATAAATATCTGCTCAATTATTTTTTATATGGGTGTTGGGCTTGTATTGTTAAACTTTATTTTTTCTTTAATATTCCGATACAAGAGAACAATAATGGTTAAACCTTTAAAAGACGAAAAAATATGCGTAGCGCTTACTGCTTACAATGACGAACTTTCCATCGGGGAAGCAGTAAAGGATTTTCGTAAAATTCCGTTTGTAAATGAAGTACTCGTAGTAGATAACAACTGCAAGGATAGAACGGTTGAGTTTGCCCAAAAGGCAGGCGCAACCATAGTAGTGGAAGAAGTGCAGGGATACGGAGCGGCTTGTATGCGTGGATTAAGAGAAGCAAGTAAAAGAGGGGATATAATTGTTTTAACGGAAGGAGACGGAACTTTTTCGGCTCGCGATTTAAATAAATTCATTAGTTACCTTGAGAATGCGGATATGGTGGTCGGGACAAGGACTACCCGCGAGTTAAGCAGTGCCGACTGCCAGATGAGCTGGTTTATACAATACGGGAATTTATTTATGGCAAAATTAATACAATTAGTATATTTTGACACAAGGCTTACGGATATCGGGTGTACTTACAGGATAATAAGAAAAGAGGCTTTAGACAAAATCATAGGGCAACTAAAAGTTACGAGCAATCATTTTTCCTGTGAAATGATACTTATGGCGTTAAAGAATAAGTTAAAAGTAATTGAAATTCCAATAACGTTTAAGAAGCGGGTAGGAGAAAGCAAAGGAGTAGGCGGAAATATGTGGCGCGGATTAAAAACCGGACTTAGAATGTGGTGGCTGGTATTGAGAATATAA
- a CDS encoding radical SAM protein — protein sequence MNKKVLLINPSQFQSYNNVKIKGGAIYSPSLALAVLAAPLVKAGHNVKILDLNKEPPLDTVLETFSPDFVGITFTTLLFEETRRICQTIKSYSKEIVIISGGAHSTALPEETLKELDIDIAVIGEGDFSLLKIINGENLNNIPGIAYKKRGEIKMNPCAGYIENLDNLPLPAWDLINISQYKTTPLLSRASPAGWIETSRGCPYTCGYCTKNIFGTKFRFKSVNRVLEEIEYMLKMGFKELHIADDNFTMDTARAKQICEEILHRNLKFPWATVTGIRIDRVDKELLELMYKAGCYRVYFGIESGDQSILDKIKKGISLDKIREVVKMAKSTGLEVFGFFMAALPGETEDSIKKTIAFAKSLPLDMAKMSITMPLPGTALFKELDKGGFIKTYDWSKYNLYILARDVYKHPTISWDIVEKYFNRFYREFYFRPGYILNFAKKNLVRKDFFSMVKIFFETKW from the coding sequence ATGAATAAAAAAGTATTATTAATAAATCCTTCTCAATTTCAGTCGTATAATAACGTAAAGATCAAAGGCGGGGCAATTTACTCGCCTTCCCTTGCGCTTGCCGTTCTTGCAGCACCACTGGTAAAAGCAGGACATAATGTAAAGATATTAGATTTAAATAAAGAACCTCCTCTCGATACTGTTTTAGAGACATTTTCACCGGATTTTGTCGGCATTACTTTTACAACGTTATTATTTGAAGAGACCCGGCGAATTTGCCAAACGATTAAATCGTATTCCAAAGAGATCGTAATAATAAGCGGAGGCGCTCATTCTACCGCACTTCCTGAAGAGACATTAAAAGAATTAGACATAGACATTGCAGTAATCGGGGAAGGGGATTTTTCGCTACTGAAAATTATTAACGGGGAGAATCTTAATAATATTCCCGGAATTGCTTATAAAAAAAGGGGGGAAATAAAAATGAATCCCTGCGCGGGGTATATTGAAAATTTAGACAATTTACCTCTACCGGCTTGGGATTTAATAAACATATCTCAATACAAAACGACTCCTCTTTTATCGCGCGCCAGTCCGGCAGGCTGGATTGAGACAAGCAGGGGATGTCCTTACACCTGTGGGTACTGCACAAAAAACATTTTCGGCACGAAATTCCGATTTAAGTCGGTCAACAGGGTATTAGAAGAGATAGAATATATGTTAAAAATGGGATTCAAAGAGCTTCACATTGCGGACGATAATTTTACAATGGATACAGCACGGGCAAAGCAAATCTGTGAAGAAATTTTGCATCGCAACCTTAAATTTCCATGGGCTACGGTTACGGGAATAAGAATAGACCGCGTGGACAAAGAATTATTGGAATTGATGTATAAAGCAGGGTGTTACCGTGTTTATTTTGGGATAGAGTCAGGCGACCAGTCAATCCTTGATAAAATAAAGAAAGGCATAAGTTTAGACAAAATAAGGGAAGTCGTTAAAATGGCAAAAAGCACAGGGCTTGAGGTATTTGGGTTTTTTATGGCAGCATTGCCGGGGGAAACGGAAGATTCAATTAAAAAGACTATAGCGTTTGCGAAATCACTTCCGCTTGATATGGCAAAGATGTCAATTACGATGCCATTACCGGGGACCGCATTATTCAAAGAATTAGATAAAGGCGGATTCATCAAGACTTATGATTGGTCAAAATATAATTTATATATTCTGGCAAGGGATGTTTACAAGCATCCAACGATAAGCTGGGACATCGTAGAAAAATATTTTAACAGGTTTTACAGGGAGTTTTATTTCAGACCCGGGTACATACTAAATTTTGCAAAGAAAAATTTGGTAAGAAAGGATTTTTTCAGTATGGTAAAGATATTTTTCGAGACGAAGTGGTGA
- a CDS encoding glycosyltransferase family 39 protein has product MNKALKINTPFILILIILLGSFLRLYQLGNESIWIDEAVGIENASKPFVPMIKAMTFQDFSPPLYFTLVHFWIKIFGKSEFVVRALSAIAGIVSILLMYKLGTVLFGEKEGILGAFIFAISLKPPIWESQEARMYALFLLVVLISSILFIKAIKLGESLIPKKLISITIINILLVYIHIYGLFFIVFEAIYILLLKKKELKKWVMSFLIVFICYIPWLFVIIKLQLPTIKTQIFEGAGSLWLKKIGPMELYYIIWSLSSEHKILVIAFLGLSLFSILSSFRESIKNKQSCLLCFLWIITPIAISYILYYLLKKPFLRPCYLIFVIPAYYLLISKGVFAFRNKIIQLLLILSITGISGYILFSYYTTVEKEQWRESVKFVETSELKANAIVLSGGIEPFRYYYKKNIPVECFPFAISTAKGSIIADGIKNRIDNMQSIWFFKSVYNNPELEFEEWLNEKFCIKKEKEFMKIKVCYYSRK; this is encoded by the coding sequence ATGAATAAGGCTCTTAAAATAAATACACCATTTATACTAATTCTAATTATATTATTAGGTAGTTTTTTACGATTATATCAGTTGGGGAACGAAAGTATATGGATTGATGAGGCTGTAGGGATTGAGAATGCTAGCAAACCATTTGTACCCATGATTAAAGCAATGACCTTTCAGGATTTTTCACCTCCATTGTATTTTACTCTTGTCCATTTTTGGATAAAAATTTTTGGCAAAAGCGAGTTTGTTGTGCGTGCTTTATCAGCAATTGCAGGAATAGTTTCAATTTTATTGATGTATAAATTAGGTACAGTTTTATTTGGCGAGAAAGAGGGAATATTAGGAGCATTTATATTTGCCATATCATTAAAACCACCCATATGGGAATCACAGGAAGCAAGGATGTATGCTCTTTTTTTACTAGTAGTTCTCATTTCAAGTATACTGTTTATCAAAGCTATAAAGTTAGGCGAAAGCCTCATTCCGAAAAAGTTAATTTCTATTACAATTATAAACATTTTACTTGTTTATATTCACATTTATGGACTCTTTTTTATTGTATTTGAAGCTATTTATATTTTATTGTTGAAAAAAAAGGAGTTAAAAAAATGGGTAATGTCTTTTCTTATAGTTTTTATTTGTTATATCCCATGGCTTTTTGTAATTATTAAATTACAACTTCCTACGATTAAAACGCAAATTTTTGAAGGAGCCGGAAGTCTTTGGCTTAAAAAGATAGGGCCTATGGAGTTATATTACATAATATGGTCGCTTTCTTCCGAACATAAAATATTAGTTATTGCATTTTTGGGACTTTCTCTCTTTTCTATTTTATCAAGCTTTAGAGAGAGCATAAAAAATAAGCAATCCTGTCTTTTATGTTTTCTCTGGATTATCACTCCAATAGCAATAAGTTATATTCTATATTATTTGTTAAAGAAGCCATTTTTAAGACCTTGCTATTTGATTTTTGTAATACCTGCTTATTACTTATTGATTTCAAAAGGAGTATTTGCGTTTAGAAATAAAATTATTCAATTATTACTTATATTAAGCATCACCGGGATAAGCGGGTATATTCTTTTTTCTTATTATACTACTGTAGAGAAAGAGCAATGGCGGGAGAGCGTTAAGTTTGTGGAAACGAGCGAGTTGAAAGCAAATGCAATTGTCTTGAGTGGCGGGATAGAGCCGTTTAGATATTATTACAAAAAAAACATTCCCGTAGAATGTTTTCCCTTTGCGATTTCTACGGCTAAAGGGAGTATAATTGCCGACGGCATAAAAAATAGAATTGACAATATGCAAAGTATCTGGTTTTTTAAGAGTGTCTATAATAATCCTGAACTAGAGTTTGAAGAATGGTTAAATGAAAAGTTTTGTATCAAGAAAGAAAAAGAGTTTATGAAGATTAAGGTGTGTTATTATAGTAGGAAGTAG